A genomic stretch from Flavobacterium humidisoli includes:
- the vgrG gene encoding type VI secretion system tip protein VgrG, whose protein sequence is MSASTEIKSGGIATFAVKVNGSAIADELSVLSVHIEKKINRIASAKIIILDGEPNTGKFDASSSSTFVPGATISIEAGYDNNNTVIFSGLIMSQTIRIDNLVGSALEIECRDNAIKMIVGRKSLTFSKQKDSDIISSIIGSYSGLSSDVTATSTVWPEQVQFYATDWDYILALAEANGLIVSTINGKISVFPPDKNTTSVLTVTYGDNLLEFNAKLNAVTQLGNVAANSWDFKTQAIVNGNAAPNVSGAGNLTTKKLSEAIGLSTYQLQTSAPLESADLTNWSKAQIIKSEYAKIMGEAKFQGTNLIDPGKYMTFAGLGDRFNGDYLIGGVVHDLSQGNWVSEVTLGLSPFWFTEEPDVMAPPASGLIPGAKGLFNATVKKMDEDPDSQYRVLVDVPLLDPKGEGIWARLTNFYSTNGAGAFFMPEVGDEVILGFINEDPRYPIILGSVYSSTNKKPFTGLNPNEKNSVKAIVSKSGISVQFNDENKVWTVATPNKNTIIISDKDKKITIQDENNNSIVMSNSGIDLSSQKNINISANQNVTIKGNQGVNIQSSGGDVSIKGLNIKENADMQYSAQGGQMAQVSGGMQLTLKGAMVMIN, encoded by the coding sequence ATGAGTGCATCAACCGAAATAAAAAGTGGCGGAATCGCAACATTTGCAGTTAAAGTTAACGGATCGGCAATAGCCGATGAACTTAGCGTGCTTTCTGTTCACATCGAAAAAAAAATAAACCGAATTGCATCTGCAAAAATCATCATCCTAGACGGAGAACCTAACACGGGTAAATTTGATGCCAGCTCCTCTTCTACTTTTGTGCCTGGCGCAACAATTAGCATAGAAGCTGGATATGACAATAATAATACTGTTATTTTTTCTGGCTTAATCATGAGCCAGACCATTCGCATTGATAATTTGGTAGGATCCGCTTTAGAAATTGAATGTCGTGATAATGCCATAAAAATGATTGTAGGCAGAAAAAGTCTCACCTTTTCTAAACAGAAAGACAGCGACATCATATCTTCTATAATTGGAAGCTATTCAGGATTAAGCTCAGATGTTACTGCCACAAGTACCGTTTGGCCAGAACAAGTGCAATTTTATGCTACCGATTGGGATTATATTTTGGCTCTCGCCGAGGCAAATGGACTAATTGTAAGCACCATAAACGGAAAAATTTCAGTATTTCCTCCAGATAAAAATACAACATCTGTGCTTACGGTAACTTATGGTGATAACCTTCTTGAATTTAATGCCAAATTAAATGCCGTTACACAATTAGGAAATGTAGCTGCAAATAGCTGGGATTTTAAAACTCAAGCGATTGTAAATGGTAATGCAGCGCCAAATGTTAGTGGAGCTGGAAATTTGACCACAAAAAAATTATCTGAAGCTATTGGACTCTCGACTTATCAATTGCAGACCTCTGCACCGCTAGAAAGTGCTGATTTAACCAATTGGTCTAAAGCACAAATTATTAAAAGCGAATATGCTAAAATAATGGGCGAAGCTAAATTTCAAGGAACAAATTTAATTGATCCTGGAAAGTACATGACTTTCGCCGGTCTTGGAGATCGTTTTAATGGCGATTACCTCATTGGCGGAGTTGTACATGATTTGTCTCAAGGAAATTGGGTTTCAGAAGTTACACTTGGACTTTCTCCATTTTGGTTTACCGAAGAACCAGATGTTATGGCACCACCCGCTTCTGGACTTATTCCTGGTGCAAAAGGGCTTTTTAATGCCACCGTAAAAAAGATGGATGAAGATCCCGATTCTCAATACCGAGTTTTAGTCGATGTCCCTTTATTAGATCCAAAAGGTGAAGGAATCTGGGCAAGGCTAACCAATTTCTATTCAACAAACGGAGCAGGAGCTTTCTTTATGCCCGAAGTTGGAGATGAAGTCATTTTGGGTTTTATAAATGAAGATCCACGTTATCCCATAATTCTTGGAAGTGTCTATAGTAGTACAAACAAAAAACCTTTTACAGGTTTAAATCCAAATGAAAAAAATTCGGTAAAAGCCATAGTTTCTAAATCGGGAATTTCGGTACAGTTTAATGATGAGAACAAAGTCTGGACTGTTGCAACTCCTAATAAAAACACGATTATTATTAGTGATAAAGACAAGAAAATTACGATTCAGGACGAAAACAATAATAGCATTGTAATGTCAAACAGCGGTATTGATTTATCGAGTCAGAAAAACATCAATATCTCAGCCAATCAAAATGTCACCATCAAAGGAAATCAAGGCGTTAACATACAGTCAAGCGGCGGAGATGTCTCAATAAAAGGTCTCAACATCAAAGAAAATGCAGATATGCAATATAGCGCTCAAGGTGGTCAAATGGCACAAGTCTCAGGAGGAATGCAATTGACACTGAAAGGTGCAATGGTAATGATTAATTGA
- a CDS encoding PAAR domain-containing protein — MPPAARLTDFHQCPLVTPGVPPIPHVGGPIVGPGAPTVLIAGLPAARVGDMLVCVGPPDSIVKGSATVMICGMPAARMGDSTAHGGSIVLGAFNVMIGG; from the coding sequence ATGCCACCAGCAGCAAGACTTACAGATTTTCATCAATGTCCGTTGGTTACTCCGGGAGTGCCACCAATTCCGCATGTAGGAGGACCAATAGTTGGGCCAGGCGCACCAACAGTTTTAATAGCAGGATTACCAGCTGCCAGAGTTGGCGACATGCTGGTTTGTGTAGGACCTCCAGATTCTATTGTAAAAGGATCTGCAACGGTTATGATATGCGGCATGCCCGCTGCAAGAATGGGAGATTCAACCGCTCATGGAGGATCAATTGTTCTTGGAGCATTTAATGTGATGATCGGTGGATAA